The following DNA comes from Methanothermus fervidus DSM 2088.
ACTCTCATTTTCTAACGCACTGTCAATTGTATATGGTCCTTTTATAGCTATAGTACGATTTTCATGTGCCTTTTTCCATATGACTAAATTACCTGAAACAGGCTGAATTGATATTTTATCTTTTTCCACATGTATGGATCCAAAAAGAGCAGAAAGAATGGCAAACAAAATTAATGCCGAAACTAAAACTGGGAAATGCATATATATGAAAGATTTAATAGTACTGATAGGGTTCTTTGATGTAAGAATTATTTTACAAGATTTCATCAAAAGAATTACTAAATAATACATTGCAACAATAAATCCAAGAATACTAAGAGCTATACCTACATATAAAGGTATAATCCTTGTAAAGAAAATACTAAAAATTCCAAATGATGTTAATGAAAGTCCAAGTACACACATCCTTATTGAATTACCTATGGTGTCCATCATTGCAACTCTTCCATACTCTACAGCCCTATTTACTATTGTTCTAACTACTTCATTAGCCATTAAATTGAGATCTGACAAATCAGACATTTTATGGTTTAGAGTTCCAATATCAACCTCTTTTATTCTGAATCCATGTGCATCTGCATCTAATATTATACCTATGTCAACACCATAATCTTCCTCAAATTTTACTTTTTCAAGCACTGATCTTTTAGCTGCAAATTGGCCACTTAACGGCTGTTTAAAATTTAATTCTGGGAAGAAAAAATTTAATAATGGTTTAGCTGTGAGTTCGGTAACCCTTCCAGCTTTGCGCTTAAATTTACTCTTAGTTATATCTGCTTCTCCCCTAATTATTGGTTCTACAATCCTATCAACTTTTTTTGGATTTATATTTTTTAGGTCAGCATCTAAAAATAAAATTATGTCCCCTGATGACTCTTTAAACCCTGTTTTTAATGCTGCACCTTTACCCTTATTTTTCTCATGTTTTATTACTTTTGCACCTGCATTTAAAGCTTTTTCATAAGTTTTGTCTGTAGAACCATCATCCACAACTATAATTTCATCTACATATTTTGATTTTTTTACAGCATTAACAACATCTGCAACAGTCTCCTCTTCATTATAGGCAGGTATAACTGCCGACACCCTTGGCTTGTATCTTTTTACAACCAAAAACAAAAATATAATAAAGATTAGTATCATTGAATACATTGCGACACCATGTTATTTCTTTTCATTCTTGCCCTCAATTACTATTTACAAGAAAGTAAAAAATATGCTTAACTATTTAAAATACTTTTCTTAAAAACCATGTGACGGAGAGATACAATGAAGTTCCTCATAACTACACCAAGAGGCTTAGAAGGTACTGCAGCCAATTACATCAAAGAAAAAATAAAAGATGCTGATGTATGGATAACACCTATGGGATATGCAGGGTTAGTGTTAGTTAAAACTAAAGAAAATTGTGAAAAGCAATTAAAAGAAATTCCAGAGGTTGAAAGAGTTATCCCTGTAATGTTTGAAGTCCCTGCAAAATTAGATGAGATATTATCAACAGCAAAAAATATTTCTAAACATATAAATGAGACTGAAACCTTTTCTGTTGAAACTACAAGAAGAGGAAAACATGAATTTACAAGTATGGATGTCAACATAAAACTTGGCAGAAAAATAGAAGAATTAACAGGTGCAGATGTAAATCTTACTTTACCTGACAAAAAAGTGTTGGTAGAAATTATAGGTGATAAGGCTTATATCTCTGTTATTGAAAGAGAAAAGTGGAAGAAATATACACCTGAAAAACCAGATGCAAGATCTCTTTTAAAAAAAATTACTATAGTGCAACTTCCATATTGGGGTGATTACAAAGTATGCAGGAAGATGGGTGAAAAAATTGGAAGGGCAGCTCAGGCTTTTGAAATTAAGGAACTCATAATATCTCCAAAAGAAAAAATGGATGCTTATGAACTTATGGAATTTATTCGTGGTGTTAAAAAAGGTCAAAGATCTAGATACTTAATACAGAAGGATGCATATCCGTGGGATGTTAGGAAGATTCCTGTAAGTGTGTGGGATTTATACCAAGTGATAAGAGATAAAAGAAGGAAAAATAGAACAATAATAATAACAGATCCTCTAGGAGACATAGTTTCCAATGTAAAAAATAAATTAAAAAAAGATTTAAAATTTTCAAAAGAAATTATTGTATTTATAGGTTCTAGGGAAGGTATCCCAAGAGGTTTGTTTGATTTAGCTGATTATGTATTGGATCTGACACCTCATATGACATTTGCAACCGAACAAGGTATTCCTGCAATACTAATATTACTTTGGCATCTTTATGAGTCCTCTTAATTTTTTTACAGTTTTTTAGCAATGGCAACTGCAAAATCTTGAGCAGCAGTAGGATCACTTGCAGTAATTATATTCCCTTCCACAACAACTGCAGACTTTGTATAGTTAACACCATTTTCTTTTAATATTCTTATTAAATCATCGCTTGGATATACTGTAGCTTTTTTGTTTTTAAGTATTCCTGCCTTAGCTAAAATAGCAGGAGATGCACAAATAGCACCAATTATTTTACCTTTAGAATTAGCAATTTTAACGAATTTTATGACCATCTCCATGTTTGGGTCTTGTATTTTACCTGTTACTCTTTGATATACTCCTGGTCCACCGACTAAAACTATAGCCTTATATTTTGAAATAAATTTATCCATGTCTTTTATATCACCAATATACACATCATATTTCGTTCCTATATCTTTGTCAGCTGCAACAATAGTGACATTGTTACTTATCTTTTTCACTGCATCATACTCTTGACTATTAAATCCCTGAAATAGAACAATTGCAACTGCAGCAGGTCTTTTTTCCATTGTAGCTGTCTGCTTTTCTTCTAAGATTTTCTGACCTGCCAGAAACAAAATTACTATTCCTACAACTAATGCTATTAAATACCATTTTTTTGTCATACAAATAATTATTTCTATTTCTAAAATAAAAAATTTAAAAGAATGATGATGGCCATCACTTCTGATATTAGGATGATGAACGGTCAGGACTCTGAGTAATAGAACCCAGATTTCTTAAGTCTTTCAGATTTACAATATATTTCCCATTGTAATAAGGTACATTATTGCTGATGTTCCTTTTTAAGCAAAATTCAACATCTTTATACAAACCTAACTTTTTCAATTTTTTAGCTGACAATGAATCTTTTACAGCTTTATCTACTTCATCTTTATTCATGCTTGCCAATAATGCAGATTTTGCATATTCACTTAACTCAACATTTTTCATATATTTTATTATCTCTCCAGCACCTAAAAAGTCTTCTAATGCAAAATTACCTTTTACACCAGCCATTACGATATCTATATGTTCGTTAGCAAGTTTCAAAGCAACATTTGCTACAGATTTAGCATTTATAAATGACCCTATTAATGTCCTACATTTTATCTGATTTAATACTCTTGTGCCATTTGTTGTTGTTAAAATTAATATTTCACCACTTTTTTTCTGTATATCAATTGGTGAGTTACCAATATCAAATTCTCTGATTTTTTTCCCATTACGTTCTCCAGCTATCAAGCAATTCATTTTTTTGGATAATTTTAAAGCCAAATTTTTATCTGAAACAGGTAATATTTTTTTAAAATTATCCAATGCTGCTACAATTGTAGTGCTAGCCCTTAGTACGTCTACCATTATTGCCAGGTCGTTACTTTTTGATTTTTCTAAGCTCAACGTAACTTTCAAAAATACCAACCTCATAAATTTTTTAGGGGATTGAAATGAAGATTGTTACAACGCCCATGTGTGAAAAAATTTTAAAATTAGCAGGTATAAAAAATTATATAGTTTCAAAAAATCCTGATGAAACTGATGCAGATATTGCAGTGGTGTTGTATGAGACAAATACAAAGAAAAAGGCTATAAAATTAAAATTAAATACATTTGATCAAATTGAAAAAAGTATTTCAAAGGTTAGGGATTTGCTTGGTGGTAAAAATAAAAAAATAAAAATAAATTTTCGTTGGGCAGATGAAAATTATCGTAAGGTTCAAAGAAGGAAAAATCGAAAAATAAAAGTAAAAGTTTATTCTAACTTTTTAAAAGACATTGTCAAAGATATGGGATATAAAATTGTTAATAAGAATCCTGACTTTATTATTTACCCTGATTATATGGAAGATAAAATTAAAGAAGAGAATGTGAGTAAAGTTAAGGTTCCATCCCATGAGAATGTACCAAAAGATCCGATAGAAAGAGCTAAAGTTAGGTATAATCTTTTGGAGAAGAAATTATGTATGAAACATTGATCTATAAAGGTGGAGTACATAAAAGTGAAGAAATCAAAGAATTAGTAGAAGATTTGGGAGGTTTTGTTCTACAAGAAAATGTTATTCAGATGGATTTGATTCTTACATTAGCTGTGCCTATAAAAGATGTAAAAAAAGTTGAAGAGAAAGCTAAAGAGTTATTAGGAAAAATTAGACCGGCACCAATGGTTGGTTCAGAGATAGCTGTGGTATCACCAACGCTTGCAAGACATCATTTACCACATTCTGCATGTGATATTGCAGAATATTTGCGTAGACATGGTGCAAAAACAAATATGATAGGCTTAGCACGCGGTGCTGGAAAAACAATATCACGCATATCAGAAGATGAAAAAGCTCTTATAAATGAGCATGATTTGGCAATATTTGCAATGGGTAGTTTTAAAGAATGTATAGAGAATAAAACACATTTATTTTCAGATATAGATGTCCCTGTGGTTGTTACTGGGGCTCCTAAAATCGAAAATCTTCCAGGCGCAGATGCATATGTATCTGGTTTTGGAAGAATACCCAGAAGGTTAAAAAGAGGTGAAAACATAAGAGCTTTAAGGAAATTAGTAAAAGTCGTTGAAAATTTATTAGATAAAAAAAGGGAAGAAATATCATTGGATCCTCCCTTAGTTCCACCAATAGTCGTTAAAAAAGAAATTGAGTATCAAGTACCAGAAGTTAAGGAAGTATATTCACCCACTCCGGTAACTCTACAACTTGATGGTGTTAGAGTTAAACTTGATTATGATGAATATCATGAAAAAATTGGTTATGTAGAGGTTGATAAATATATACTCCATGAAATTTCAGAAATTATACCATCAAAAATGTATAATTATACACTTGTCAAATTGTTACCAGAAAGTTCCCTGTGGTAAACCATGAATATTAAGATAATAGGTACGGCACATGTTTCAGAGAGAAGTGTGGAAGACGTAAAAAATACAATAATTGAGGAAAATCCTGAGGTCGTTGCAGTTGAATTAGATTATCGTAGGTATATGCGCCTAACAAGAGATGAAAATCAAAACACTTCTATTTTAGATATAATAAAAAATGGATTAAAAACTGGTAGTTTAAGTGTTATTATTGCCGGAGTGATCTTAACATATCTACAAAACAAAGCTGGCGAAGATATAGGTATAAAACCAGGATCTGATATGATAGCTGCAATAAAAACTGCTGAAGAAATCGGTGCCAAAGTTGTTTTGATAGATAGAGATATTGAGATAACATTGAGTAGGGCTATGAATGCAATGTCTTTGTTTGAAAAATTAAAGCTTATTTTTAATATTTTCTTATCTTCTTTTAAAATGAAGGATATTGATATTGAGGATCTCAAAAAGAAAGATGTTTTAAAGAAAATAATGAAAGAATTTAAGCGAATAGCACCTAATGCATATAAAGTAATTGTGGATGAAAGGGATGCATATATGGCCTATAGACTATTAAATATTGATAGTGAGAAAATAGTGGCAGTAGTTGGCGCTGGACATAAAAAAGGAATTGAAGATTATCTTAAAAATCCAGAAAAAATACCTCCTATATATAAGCTGTTAAATACTAAAATTAAAGATAGAAATCCAATTAATAAGATATTCCTACTATCACTACTGTTCATAACATTTCTTTTACTAAAAATTTTAGTGGTGAAAGGATGTATCTGATTTTTAGATGTGATTGTGGTAGAGCTCTTTATGTTCATGAGAGTAACAGTGTGAAGAGATGTGTATGTGGAAGACTCATAAAGGTTAAAAGTAGAAGGATACTCGGAAAAGTTAACTCATTTGAAGAAGCATCTGAAATTGTTAGAAAATTACAAGAAGAAAAATATGGTAAAGCAGTTTTAATGACTGCTGATAAATATGGGGAAAATGAATAGAGATTTGATATCGTTTATAAAAAAAGGTGAGAGAAAAAATATAGAATTTAAAGAAATACTTATGCCCAATTATCATCTCATAGGTGAACGAAAGAATAAATTAGTTTCACAGATGAAGTACAGGATAGAGAAAGGAAATGGAAAAGCAACTTATTTCTTAGGAGTCAGTGACGATGGAGAATTAGTAGGATTATCTCAGTCAGATTTAAAAAATAGTTTATATGTGCTTAAAAACCTTGCAAAAGAAATTGATGCTAGTATAGATAAAGTTGAAAAATATAAGGGAAAGAATGGTAAAATAGCAAAAGTAATGATATCTAAAAAATCAAATTTTAAAAAAGAACATCTTTTAGTTGGAGTAGCAGGTCATGTAGACCATGGTAAAAGTACACTTCTTGGTACTTTAACAAGTGGCACCCTAGATGATGGATCTGGAAAAACAAGAATTTTTTTAGATGTACAAAAACATGAGATAGAAAGAGGATTATCAGCTGATTTATCATTTGCAGTTTATGGATTTAAAGATAATAAGCCAGTTAGAGTTAATAATCCTCTCAATAAAAAAGAAAAATCAAGAATAATTGAAGAATGTGATAGAATTGTTTCTTTTGTGGATACTGTAGGGCATGAACCATGGCTTAGGACAACTATTAGAGGAATTGTCGGTCAAAAATTAAATTATGGCATGATAACAGTTTCAGCTGATGAAGGACCAACACATATAACTAAAGAACATTTAGGTATAATTTTGGCAATGGATTTACCTGTAATTATAGTGATAACAAAAACAGACTTAGTTGATAAAAATAAAGTTGAGGAAGTAAGAGAAAGAATTGGTGAACTACTTAAATTAGTTGGAAGAATTCCATTTCAGATTAGAAACCGTTCAGATATTTATTCTATAGTAGATAAGATGAATGAGCATATAGTACCTATTCTTGCTGTTTCTTCAGTCACTGGAGAAGGTCTAGATTTATTAGATGAATTATTTATGAATTTAAAAATTCCTAAAAAACCTGTAGATGACAAAAAACCATTTTTAATGTATATTGACAAAATATATACAATAAAAGGTGTGGGAACCGTTGTAAGCGGTACTGTACGTCAAGGAAAAGTCAAAAAAGGTGATAATTTAGTTTTAGGTCCTACAATTGATGGAGAATTTAAAAAAGTAAATGTTAAATCAATAGAGATGCATCATTATCAACTAGGATGTGCAGAAACCGGACATGTTGTAGGTATTGCACTCAGAAATATATCTTCCAATGAAATTGAAAGAGGCATGATACTTGCAGATCCTAAATATAAAGTTAGGGCAGTTAGAGAATTTGAAGCAGAAGTTTCTGTGTTAGTACATCCAACAACTATTAAATCTGGTTATGAGAGTGTTACACACATAGAAACAATAGCAGAAACAACTAAGTTGAAACCTCTAGATAAAGAATATTTATCAGCAGGTGACAAAGGTAAAGTCCGTATGAGGTTTAAATATAGACCTTATCATGTGGAAAGAGGTCAAAAACTAGTATTTAGAGAAGGAAGAACTAAAGGTATAGGTTCAATAACTAAAATTGTTGAGTAATATTTCTCAAATATTTTTTTAATTCACAAACTTTACATAATTCATTGGATGAAGGCCAAAAACATTCTTTACATTCCACAACTTTGACATCTTTTTTCTTTAGGCTTAAAAATGTTTTTTTAAATGATTTCATTATATTTTCTTTAGTTCCTGGTTCAATTTTTTCTATTTCATTTAAAAAATTCATAAGTTTAAATCTAAAAGAATATTTTGAGTATGGACATCTTTCCATTTGAACTTCAATATCGTTTTTAACTACCCAATCAATAACCTCTTTCTCTGAAACTTCCCAAAGAGGTTTTATTCTAGGTATAAGTTTTGGATGTATTCTATCTAGCTTAGGTCCAAATTTGTAAAATCTGAAAGTATCACCTCTAACTAAACTCATTAAAAATGATTGTATTTCATCGTCAAGATTATGGCCAGTTGCAAGTTTTGATGCACCAACCTCATATGCAGTTTTATTTAACAAATATCTTCTAAAGATGCCACATGGAATGCATGGAGTATCAAAATAATCTTTAATTTCATCAACTTTAAATCCAAACTCTTCTTTAAAACTTTTTTTTATCAATTCAACTTCTAGTTTTTTCACATGTTTTCTTAAATATTTTAAAGCATTTTTCCTATAGTTTTTTATTCCTTCATCAATAAAAATTGCGTTTAATTTGAAGTTAATTTCATTTTGTAAATTTTTTAAAGCATAGAGAGTGAGTAAGCTGTCTTTTCCTCCAGATAATGCAACAGATATTACATCGCCATTTTCAATTAATTTATAATTTTTTACAACTCTCCTGATCTTTTTCATTAATTCATTATTAAATATTTTTTCAGCCCCCTTAATAGTAAAATTTTTAAGATCTTTTATATAAGTCAAAATTATGATAATTGCTGAGATTAGTGTGGTCCCGGTAGGAACAAATTCAACTAGTTTGAGTGAGTATATAGCTGCTGCAGTATCAAAGATTAAAGAAAAAAATATTAAATATAAAGTATCATCGATGGGAACACAAGTTGAAGTTAAAGATTTGGAAGAATTATTTGAGGTTGTTAAGGCTGCTCATGAAGCAGTAATTAATAAAGGGGCTGACAGAGTATATACTACAGTGACAATAGATGATAGGAGAGATGTTGATAAAAGTTTAGAAGAGAGAGTAGATGCAGTGAAAGAAAAACTAAAGTAAAATCAATTTTAATTTTATTGGTGATATTATGGTACAAATTTCTGATGCTATTAGGGAGATTGGTAAAGCTGAAAACGATGCAGAAAAATTAATCAACGATTCAAAGAAAAAGGCAGAGGAAATTATAAACAATGCTAAATTGGAAGTTTCAGAAATTATAGATAAAGCTAAGATGGAAGGAGAAGAAGAAGGTAAAAGATTAATTATTGAGATGGAAAACAAGGCAAAAAGGGAAGCATTAAAAATACGCAATAAATCTAAAGAAAAAATTGAAGAAATAAAACGCCAGGCAAATAAAAAAATTGAAGATGCTGCAAACCTTATTATAGAGAGAATATTAGCGATGTGAGGATTATGTTATTACCAGCAAGAATGAGGAAATTGTACATCATCACTCTTAAAGAATATGCAAAACCAATGATTCGTGCCTTACACGAAGAAGGGATAGTTCAAATAGAAGATGTTTCAGAGAGAATTGAGCGTGATGTACAATGGAGAAGAATTATGAAAGCTGGTGAAGCAACTCCAGAAGCATCTAAAGTATCTTCCTTATTAATGAGAGTTTCTGGAATTCTTGATTTTTTCAAAATTGCAGAACCAAAAAGAGGAATGATGGATACATTAAAAAACATAATAAATCCACCTATACCAAAAAAAAGAGAGGTAAAAGATTTAAGTACAAGGGGAATTATTAGTAAAGCTGAAAAAGTTCTAAATGAAGTTGAATCAAAAACAAAAAACATTGAAAAAAAGTTAGATGAATTAGATTCTGAAGAAGACGAACTTAAAGATGTTTTATCATTGTCAAAGATGTTAATAGATTTTGATGTTGACTTTTCAGAGATTAGTAGATTCAAACATGTGTCTGTCATTGTTGGAAAATTACCTGCAGAGAATTTTGAAAGATTCAAAAAAGAAATAAAAGACATAACTGAAGAAGTTGTATTTTCTGCTACAGGAAATGAGAAAGAAAAAATAATTTTTGTAATTGTGAATAAGAATTATCATAATGACGTGTTTAGGCTTTTAAGAAAATTAGAATTTGAAAAATTTGATATAGAAAAATTGGAAGGGAAACCAAAAGAAATTGTAAAAGAAGTTAATGAGAGGTTAAAAGAAATAAAAAAAGAGAAAAAAGAATTAATTTCAAAAATTAGAGAAATAAAAAGAGAATGGGAAAATGATTTATTAGTTTTAAGAGAATTATTAGAGATTGAAAAAGAAAGAAATGAAATATTCAGTAATTTTGGGGAAACATCAAATACAGTATTGATGGAAGCATGGGTACCCAAAAAGAAACTAAATAAAGCCATGAAGATAATTCAGGATGCTACAGACAATCACTGTGTTATTGAACATTCTAAGGGAAGTAAAGATGCACCAATATTACTTGATAATCCTTCTTTTGCAAAACCATTTGAACCATTGTTAAAAATATATTCTCCACCAAATTATCATGAATATGACCCTACAATTTTCATGGCGATCATATTTCCATTTTTCTATGGGTTCTGTGCTTCTGGAGTTTTTACAGGTGCATTGGTTTTACTGACAGGGTATATACTTTATAGAGGTTTAGGGAAAGTTAATAAAACCATGAAAGATTTTGGTATAATTTTAATAGTTTGTGGAGTATGGGCACTTGTTTGGGGATTGTTGACAGGAGAATTTTTTGGAGACTTTCTACCAAGATTTTTACATATGGAATTACCAACTGTAATGCATAACCTTGAACCACTTAAAAATCCTCAAAATCTTCTCATTTTAGCGCTTGGAGTAGGACTTGCTCAATTAATTTTGGGATTGGTTACAGGAGCTGTTAATAACATAAAGAGAGGTAAATGGAAGATTGCTCTTTTTGATCAAATATCATGGCTCTTGTTAATCATAGCTGCTGGTATAGTATATCTAGGAATTAGCATGAAATTTAGTTTAGCTATGTACTCAGGAATTGGATTGTTTGTTATTGCATTAGGGCTTATAGTGTATGAAGTAGGATTGATTGGTCTCATGGAAACATTTACATTTTTAGGAAGATGGCTTTCATATTCAAGATTGACAGCTTTGTGTATTGCAGGTAGTAGTTGTGGAATGGCAGTGAATATTTTAGTTCAGATGTCACAAGGGCCAACTATATTCAACTACATAATAATGGCATTGATATTTGTTTCAGGACATCTAGCATTTGCAATGCTTCATGCTCTAGTATCATTTATACATTCCCTTCGTTTGCACTATGTGGAATTCTTCGAACAATTTTATGAAGGTGAAGGTAGAGAATTTATACCATTTAGTGCAAAGAGGATATTTACAAAATTAAAGAAATAATTGGAGGTGTATATTCATGCCCGCACTAACATTAGGTACTGCACTTACTGCGGTAGGTGCTGGTCTGGCAATAGGTTTTGCAGGTTTAGGAGCTGGAGTAGGACAGGGAGTAGTTGGATCATCCTCAGTTGGAGCAATAGTTGAGGATCCTGGATCATTTGGTAAAAGCCTCCTATTTACAGCTCTACCAGAAACTCACACAATCTTTGGATTCATTATTGCTATAATGTTGATAATGTTTTCAGGAATGATGGGCGGATGACACAATGGCAGCTGGGGTTAAAAAAATAGTTTCAACAATATTATCAGAAGCTGAAAGCAGAGCAGAAGAGATAATAAAAGATGCAGAGAAGAAAAAAGATAAAATAATAAAAGAAGGAAAAGAAAAAGCCAAAAAAGTAAAGGAGGAAACATTAAGAAGGCTTAAAAAAGAAGGTAAAATGAAATACAGACAGATAATTTCCAATGCCAAAATAAAAGCTAGAAGATCAGAGCTAAAAACAAGAGAAAAATTAATAGAGAAGTCATTTAAAATTGCTGAAAATAAATTAAAAGAAATGGCATCCAAACATTCAGAAAAATATAAACAGGCTCTAATCAATTTAATAGAAAGATCAATAACAGAAATTGGCGGTGGAGAATTACAACTACATTTAAACAGCAGAGATACAGAATTTATAAAAGATCAAATAGAAGATATTAGTAATAAAGTTTCAGAAAAGATTGGCAAGAATGTGAAACTAGAATTAGGTGAAGAAATAAACACTATTGGGGGAGTAATAGTAAGAACTAAGGATGGAAGCATAGAAGTTAATAATACATTAGAAGCCAGATTATCAAGATTAAAGAAAGTATTACGTCCTGAAGTAGCAGATATTTTATTTAAATAGGAGCAGATATAATGGCAGAAGCGATAGGAGATCCAATAATTTTTTATTTATTTATTGGAATAGCAGTTGCTGGTACAGTAGCAATGATAATAACATTTAGACCTGTATCAACAATGATTCCATATGCCTATCCAGTT
Coding sequences within:
- a CDS encoding protein of unknown function DUF77 (COGs: COG0011 conserved hypothetical protein~InterPro IPR016198: IPR002767~KEGG: mth:MTH1187 hypothetical protein~PFAM: protein of unknown function DUF77~SPTR: O27255 UPF0045 protein MTH_1187~PFAM: Domain of unknown function DUF77~TIGRFAM: uncharacterized protein, MTH1187 family) — translated: MIIAEISVVPVGTNSTSLSEYIAAAVSKIKEKNIKYKVSSMGTQVEVKDLEELFEVVKAAHEAVINKGADRVYTTVTIDDRRDVDKSLEERVDAVKEKLK
- a CDS encoding conserved hypothetical protein (KEGG: mth:MTH961 hypothetical protein~SPTR: O27042 Putative uncharacterized protein~PFAM: Vacuolar (H+)-ATPase G subunit~TIGRFAM: ATP synthase archaeal, H subunit) gives rise to the protein MVQISDAIREIGKAENDAEKLINDSKKKAEEIINNAKLEVSEIIDKAKMEGEEEGKRLIIEMENKAKREALKIRNKSKEKIEEIKRQANKKIEDAANLIIERILAM
- a CDS encoding V-type ATPase 116 kDa subunit (COGs: COG1269 H+-ATPase subunit I~InterPro IPR002490~KEGG: mth:MTH960 V-type ATP synthase subunit I~PFAM: V-type ATPase 116 kDa subunit~SPTR: O27041 V-type ATP synthase subunit I~PFAM: V-type ATPase 116kDa subunit family) — its product is MLLPARMRKLYIITLKEYAKPMIRALHEEGIVQIEDVSERIERDVQWRRIMKAGEATPEASKVSSLLMRVSGILDFFKIAEPKRGMMDTLKNIINPPIPKKREVKDLSTRGIISKAEKVLNEVESKTKNIEKKLDELDSEEDELKDVLSLSKMLIDFDVDFSEISRFKHVSVIVGKLPAENFERFKKEIKDITEEVVFSATGNEKEKIIFVIVNKNYHNDVFRLLRKLEFEKFDIEKLEGKPKEIVKEVNERLKEIKKEKKELISKIREIKREWENDLLVLRELLEIEKERNEIFSNFGETSNTVLMEAWVPKKKLNKAMKIIQDATDNHCVIEHSKGSKDAPILLDNPSFAKPFEPLLKIYSPPNYHEYDPTIFMAIIFPFFYGFCASGVFTGALVLLTGYILYRGLGKVNKTMKDFGIILIVCGVWALVWGLLTGEFFGDFLPRFLHMELPTVMHNLEPLKNPQNLLILALGVGLAQLILGLVTGAVNNIKRGKWKIALFDQISWLLLIIAAGIVYLGISMKFSLAMYSGIGLFVIALGLIVYEVGLIGLMETFTFLGRWLSYSRLTALCIAGSSCGMAVNILVQMSQGPTIFNYIIMALIFVSGHLAFAMLHALVSFIHSLRLHYVEFFEQFYEGEGREFIPFSAKRIFTKLKK
- a CDS encoding H+transporting two-sector ATPase C subunit (InterPro IPR002379: IPR000454~KEGG: mst:Msp_1139 AhaK~PFAM: H+transporting two-sector ATPase C subunit~SPTR: Q2NF83 AhaK~PFAM: ATP synthase subunit C), which codes for MPALTLGTALTAVGAGLAIGFAGLGAGVGQGVVGSSSVGAIVEDPGSFGKSLLFTALPETHTIFGFIIAIMLIMFSGMMGG
- a CDS encoding H+transporting two-sector ATPase E subunit (COGs: COG1390 H+-ATPase subunit E~InterPro IPR002842~KEGG: mth:MTH958 ATP synthase, subunit E~PFAM: H+transporting two-sector ATPase E subunit~SPTR: O27039 V-type ATP synthase subunit E~PFAM: ATP synthase (E/31 kDa) subunit); this translates as MAAGVKKIVSTILSEAESRAEEIIKDAEKKKDKIIKEGKEKAKKVKEETLRRLKKEGKMKYRQIISNAKIKARRSELKTREKLIEKSFKIAENKLKEMASKHSEKYKQALINLIERSITEIGGGELQLHLNSRDTEFIKDQIEDISNKVSEKIGKNVKLELGEEINTIGGVIVRTKDGSIEVNNTLEARLSRLKKVLRPEVADILFK